One window from the genome of Mucilaginibacter ginsenosidivorans encodes:
- a CDS encoding glycosyltransferase family 117 protein: MQYNRINNLLGWLCFLVAACTYILTLEPSVSFWDCGEFIACAYRLQVSHQPGYPLFAMICKVFSLASLGDNTKVAYFTNMACALASAATIMFLFWTITLIAKKMMISRGGELTTQKYILIWGAGLVGALAFAFSDTFWFSAVETIVFAMSALCTAIVFWAILKWDAHADEPGADKWIVFIAYMIGLSIGIHLLNLLTIPAVALVYYFRRYKNINFKSGLIALLISIFILAFVQFGVRGYTVMLAAYSDLFFVNKLGMGFGSGALVFFLLLAGLLVWGIRYSITKRKPMLNLAFLCVVFIYFGYGSFMYIPIRATANTDLNNSHPDNAFTLYGYLNRIQYPQMPLLSGPYFDAKVTDQTFGGPFYQKGKDKYVVAGHALENTYDHTTILPRIHSSDSTDPQFYRQWLRLGDTDVPTFSDNLKFLFSWQIGQMYFRYFLWNFAGRYNQQDGQQQMGGFHGYTDGDWTTGIFDHSKHLPKSVLNDRTYTPLYALPLVLGLIGLFYHYKYGKRDAIVISMLWLFTGLAIVFYVNQPLQPRERDYSYVCSFYAFAIWIGMGVIGIAEFMRRKVNARVASFATIGLCMLVAPILMAKKEWKAHDRSTKRVAHDMAYNYLMSCPKNAILFTGADNDTYSLWYAQEVEGIRPDVRICITTLFGGDWYIHQMQRKMNESEPLPISMRYDQYRSGTRDFVPYSDAKLPDSIELKEVFDFITSDNPQAKVEMQDGEVVNYLPTKNFKLTINPDEVVKNGVVTPDQKARLADKMEWKFTGNYLTKDNIAMMDILVHNNWKRPICFAATMSNKDLNGLQSYLYKEGFVYHLIPFKPNDQSQNQRQAKVNTKVMYDNVVNKFKYGNFKHAKYLDEQSSNLFYPFITSTYLELTQNLVQEGRSDLALNALHKYDKEMPDIYPYAGIAQSKYFIIDTAYKLHDKSTANKYMASLDSYLTDQLDYHYNLMQDSPADVDGQTVQFEVSVLNGITDLAKEYDDPKLSGKLQGQLDDYTKKFSGIMQR; this comes from the coding sequence ATGCAGTATAACCGCATCAACAACCTTTTGGGCTGGCTATGTTTTTTGGTTGCCGCCTGTACCTACATTTTAACGCTCGAACCATCGGTAAGCTTCTGGGACTGCGGCGAATTCATAGCCTGCGCCTACCGTTTACAGGTATCGCACCAACCGGGTTACCCTTTGTTCGCCATGATATGCAAAGTGTTCTCACTCGCGTCCCTGGGCGATAATACCAAAGTGGCCTATTTTACCAATATGGCCTGTGCACTTGCCAGTGCGGCTACTATCATGTTCCTGTTTTGGACGATAACACTCATCGCAAAAAAAATGATGATCAGTCGTGGTGGCGAGCTAACCACGCAAAAATACATACTAATATGGGGCGCCGGTTTGGTAGGCGCTTTGGCTTTTGCCTTCAGCGATACTTTCTGGTTCTCGGCTGTCGAAACCATCGTTTTTGCCATGTCGGCCTTATGCACGGCTATCGTTTTCTGGGCAATACTGAAATGGGATGCCCATGCAGATGAACCCGGTGCCGATAAATGGATCGTTTTCATTGCGTACATGATCGGCCTTTCCATAGGTATACACCTGCTCAATTTACTCACCATACCGGCGGTCGCCCTGGTTTACTATTTCCGGCGGTATAAAAATATCAATTTTAAAAGCGGGCTTATAGCTTTACTTATCAGCATATTCATACTGGCTTTTGTGCAGTTTGGCGTAAGGGGCTATACCGTGATGCTGGCAGCCTACTCCGACCTTTTTTTTGTAAACAAACTCGGCATGGGCTTTGGCAGCGGTGCGCTGGTGTTCTTCCTTTTGCTTGCGGGGCTGCTTGTTTGGGGCATCCGTTACAGTATAACAAAACGCAAGCCGATGCTTAACCTGGCCTTCCTGTGTGTTGTGTTTATATACTTCGGCTATGGCTCGTTCATGTATATTCCAATCCGTGCCACGGCCAATACCGACCTGAATAATTCGCACCCGGATAATGCTTTTACGCTTTACGGCTACCTTAACCGCATCCAATACCCGCAAATGCCATTGCTTAGCGGGCCTTATTTCGACGCCAAAGTTACCGACCAAACCTTCGGCGGTCCCTTTTATCAAAAAGGTAAGGACAAATATGTAGTGGCTGGCCACGCGCTCGAAAATACCTATGACCATACCACTATACTGCCCCGCATCCATAGTTCGGATAGTACCGATCCCCAGTTTTATCGCCAATGGCTGCGCCTCGGTGATACTGATGTACCCACCTTTAGCGACAACCTGAAGTTCCTGTTCAGCTGGCAGATAGGCCAAATGTATTTCAGGTATTTCCTGTGGAACTTTGCCGGACGCTATAACCAGCAGGACGGCCAGCAGCAAATGGGCGGTTTCCACGGCTATACCGACGGCGACTGGACCACCGGCATATTTGACCATAGCAAACATCTGCCAAAATCGGTATTGAATGACAGGACTTACACGCCTTTATATGCCTTGCCGTTGGTATTAGGATTGATAGGGTTGTTTTATCACTACAAATATGGTAAGCGCGATGCTATCGTTATTTCGATGCTATGGCTGTTTACCGGGCTGGCTATTGTATTTTACGTGAATCAGCCCTTGCAGCCGCGCGAGCGGGATTATTCCTATGTCTGTTCGTTTTATGCTTTCGCGATATGGATAGGGATGGGCGTTATCGGCATAGCCGAATTTATGCGCCGCAAAGTAAACGCGCGCGTGGCAAGCTTTGCCACCATTGGTTTATGTATGCTGGTAGCGCCCATATTGATGGCAAAAAAGGAATGGAAGGCGCACGACCGTTCGACCAAAAGAGTAGCACACGATATGGCATACAACTATTTAATGTCGTGTCCTAAAAATGCCATCCTGTTTACAGGCGCCGATAACGATACATATTCGCTGTGGTACGCGCAGGAAGTGGAAGGCATAAGGCCCGATGTGCGTATCTGTATCACCACACTGTTTGGCGGCGACTGGTATATTCACCAGATGCAGCGCAAAATGAACGAATCGGAGCCATTGCCCATTTCTATGCGGTACGATCAGTACCGGTCGGGCACGCGAGATTTTGTGCCGTATTCCGACGCGAAACTACCCGATTCGATCGAGCTGAAAGAGGTCTTCGACTTTATAACATCGGATAACCCGCAGGCAAAAGTGGAAATGCAGGATGGTGAGGTAGTAAATTACCTTCCAACAAAAAACTTTAAACTTACCATTAACCCGGATGAAGTCGTAAAGAACGGCGTAGTAACTCCCGATCAAAAGGCGAGGTTGGCCGACAAAATGGAATGGAAATTTACCGGCAATTACCTGACAAAGGATAATATCGCTATGATGGACATACTTGTCCATAACAACTGGAAGCGGCCGATATGCTTCGCAGCGACCATGAGCAATAAGGACCTGAATGGTTTGCAGTCGTATTTGTATAAGGAAGGCTTTGTGTATCACCTTATACCGTTCAAACCAAACGACCAAAGTCAAAACCAACGCCAGGCTAAAGTAAATACCAAAGTGATGTATGACAACGTGGTGAACAAATTCAAATACGGCAATTTTAAACACGCTAAATATTTGGATGAGCAATCGTCTAATTTATTTTATCCTTTCATCACTTCAACCTATTTAGAATTGACGCAAAACCTGGTGCAGGAGGGTCGCAGCGACCTCGCCCTGAACGCCCTGCACAAATACGATAAAGAAATGCCGGATATTTACCCTTATGCGGGTATCGCCCAAAGCAAATATTTTATTATCGATACCGCCTATAAGCTGCACGATAAAAGCACCGCCAATAAATATATGGCCAGCCTGGACAGTTACCTCACCGACCAGCTGGATTATCACTACAACCTGATGCAGGATAGTCCGGCGGATGTGGACGGACAGACGGTGCAGTTCGAGGTTTCAGTGCTTAACGGCATCACCGATTTGGCCAAAGAATACGACGACCCGAAATTGTCAGGAAAATTACAAGGGCAGCTGGATGATTATACAAAGAAGTTTTCGGGGATAATGCAGCGGTAA
- a CDS encoding glycosyltransferase family 117 protein: protein MQYKKINNLLGWLCFVIASLTYISTLEPSVSFWDCGEFISCAYRLQVAHQPGYPLFAMLGKFFSLASMGDKAKVPYFTNMGSALASGATIMFLFWTITALAKKLLLTKGEEADNTKLILIMGGGLVGALTFTFTDTFWFSAVETIVFALSMLCTSLVFWAILKWDAHADEPGADKWIVFIAYVIGLSIGIHLLNLLTIPAIVLVYYFRRTKAVSGRGAFLAFIASIVILGLVQYGIRGYTVKFSAYFDLFFVNTLGMGFGTGAMFFFVLLIGLIVLGIWLSIKYKKPALNLAFLCVAFIYFGYSSFAYIPIRATANPDLNNSHPDNAFTLYGYLNRIQYGETPLLTGPYFDAKAIDQTEGSIIYRKGDKKYENAGRKLNTVYDHTTILPRMYNTENTDASFASDAQFYRQWLHMGDSDAPTFSDNLKWMFSWQMWQMYGRYFMWNFVGRTNQLDGQQQMGGFKGYVDGDWTSGIFDGARNLPASLTTVAPNTPMSAANAYTPLYALPLILGLIGLVYHSQRKQQDALIVGLLWFFTGLAIVLYVNQPSIQPRERDYSYVGSFYAFAIWIGIGAIAIGDFLKKWIDGRTAAIGATAICLLLPVLVASKEWRAHNRSTKMTPHDMAYNYLISCPPNAILFTYGDNDTYSLWYDQEVEGIRPDVRIVNLSLFSGDWYIRQMQKKMNESEPLPITMPYSKYKEGVRDAIQYYDKKVAGYVNVKEVFDFITSDDTSTMAQLQSGQWVNYLPTKNFAIPVNADEVIKNGVISPAQKGRLADTMKWKYTSNFVTKDNLAFIDILAHNNWKRPICFTITVGQENMMGLQPYLYKEGFTYHLIPFKADTTTRDQLGKTNTDTMYDNIMNKFKWGNFKKATYLDPESTTMFYPVLTSTVLDLVQNLRARGEHDKAIKVLNKYDQEMPDIYPYIDIARSKFFLVTQAFDLDDIPLATRYANSIDNYLVDQLNYNYNQMQGNPDAVDPRTIQLGMYILNQMGELAKEKHQDALSTKLSAQLKDYEGKFKSLMGPAGQ, encoded by the coding sequence ATGCAATACAAAAAGATCAATAACCTATTAGGATGGCTATGCTTTGTCATCGCCTCGCTTACTTATATCAGTACTTTAGAGCCTTCCGTAAGTTTTTGGGATTGCGGCGAGTTCATTTCCTGCGCTTACCGTTTGCAGGTAGCTCACCAGCCGGGTTACCCGCTTTTTGCTATGCTGGGCAAGTTTTTCTCCCTTGCCTCAATGGGCGATAAAGCCAAAGTGCCATACTTTACCAACATGGGTTCGGCCCTGGCAAGTGGCGCTACTATCATGTTCCTTTTCTGGACCATTACTGCCTTAGCCAAAAAATTACTGCTGACTAAAGGCGAAGAAGCCGATAATACCAAACTGATCTTGATCATGGGCGGCGGCCTGGTAGGGGCGTTGACTTTTACCTTCACCGATACCTTCTGGTTCTCGGCTGTTGAAACTATCGTATTTGCTTTATCCATGCTGTGTACCTCGCTTGTTTTCTGGGCGATACTGAAGTGGGACGCGCATGCCGACGAGCCGGGCGCGGATAAATGGATCGTATTTATAGCTTATGTAATCGGTTTGTCTATCGGTATCCACCTGTTAAATTTATTGACCATTCCCGCCATCGTTCTGGTTTATTATTTCCGCCGCACAAAGGCCGTTTCGGGCAGAGGGGCCTTCCTGGCTTTTATAGCCAGCATCGTCATCCTTGGTTTGGTGCAATATGGTATCAGGGGATATACGGTGAAGTTCTCCGCCTATTTCGATCTTTTCTTTGTAAATACCCTTGGCATGGGCTTTGGCACCGGCGCTATGTTTTTCTTTGTGTTGCTGATAGGCTTGATCGTATTAGGTATCTGGCTGAGTATTAAATACAAAAAGCCAGCTTTAAACCTGGCATTTCTTTGTGTGGCCTTTATTTATTTCGGCTACAGTTCGTTTGCTTATATTCCTATACGCGCCACCGCTAACCCCGATCTGAACAACTCGCACCCGGATAACGCTTTTACCTTATACGGGTATCTTAATCGTATCCAATACGGCGAAACACCTTTGCTTACAGGTCCTTATTTCGACGCAAAAGCTATCGACCAAACAGAAGGCAGTATCATTTACCGCAAAGGCGATAAGAAATATGAAAACGCGGGCAGAAAATTGAATACGGTATATGACCATACCACCATTCTGCCGCGTATGTACAATACCGAAAATACGGATGCTTCTTTTGCGTCTGACGCGCAATTTTACCGCCAGTGGCTGCATATGGGCGATAGCGATGCACCAACCTTTAGCGACAACCTGAAATGGATGTTCAGCTGGCAAATGTGGCAAATGTACGGCCGGTATTTTATGTGGAACTTTGTTGGCCGCACCAACCAACTGGATGGTCAGCAGCAAATGGGCGGCTTTAAAGGATACGTTGACGGAGACTGGACCAGCGGTATTTTTGATGGCGCGCGAAACCTGCCGGCCAGCCTTACTACGGTTGCACCCAATACGCCTATGTCAGCTGCAAATGCTTATACGCCATTGTATGCGCTGCCTTTAATATTGGGTTTGATAGGCCTCGTTTACCATTCGCAACGCAAACAGCAGGATGCCCTGATAGTCGGTTTATTGTGGTTCTTTACAGGCCTCGCTATCGTACTTTACGTCAATCAGCCAAGCATACAGCCACGCGAAAGGGATTACTCCTATGTCGGTTCATTCTATGCCTTCGCGATATGGATAGGTATTGGTGCTATAGCTATCGGTGATTTCCTTAAAAAATGGATCGACGGTAGAACGGCTGCCATAGGTGCAACCGCAATATGCCTGTTGCTGCCCGTGCTGGTAGCCAGTAAGGAATGGCGCGCACATAACCGCTCGACTAAAATGACGCCGCATGATATGGCTTATAATTACCTCATATCCTGCCCGCCGAATGCGATCTTGTTCACTTATGGCGATAATGATACCTACTCGCTTTGGTACGACCAGGAAGTGGAAGGCATACGCCCCGACGTGCGCATTGTTAACCTGAGCCTGTTCAGTGGCGACTGGTACATCAGGCAAATGCAGAAAAAAATGAACGAGTCGGAGCCGCTGCCTATCACCATGCCTTATAGCAAATACAAAGAAGGTGTAAGGGATGCGATCCAGTATTACGATAAAAAAGTGGCCGGTTACGTAAACGTTAAAGAGGTTTTTGATTTTATTACTTCGGACGATACCAGTACCATGGCGCAATTGCAAAGCGGTCAATGGGTAAATTACCTGCCAACCAAAAACTTTGCTATACCAGTAAATGCCGACGAGGTTATTAAGAATGGTGTGATATCTCCTGCGCAAAAAGGCAGGCTTGCCGATACCATGAAGTGGAAATACACCTCCAACTTCGTAACCAAAGATAACCTGGCATTTATCGACATATTGGCGCATAATAACTGGAAAAGGCCCATCTGTTTTACCATAACTGTCGGCCAGGAAAATATGATGGGATTGCAGCCATATTTATATAAGGAAGGCTTTACTTACCACCTTATCCCGTTCAAAGCGGATACAACAACACGCGACCAATTGGGTAAAACCAATACGGACACGATGTATGATAACATCATGAACAAGTTTAAATGGGGGAACTTTAAAAAGGCTACGTACCTCGATCCTGAATCAACAACCATGTTCTACCCGGTACTTACCTCTACAGTTCTTGACCTGGTACAAAACCTGAGAGCAAGGGGCGAACACGACAAAGCCATCAAAGTGCTGAATAAATATGACCAGGAGATGCCTGATATTTATCCATATATTGACATTGCGCGTAGTAAATTCTTCCTGGTGACGCAGGCGTTCGACCTGGATGATATACCGCTGGCTACCCGGTATGCCAATAGTATTGATAATTACCTGGTTGACCAGTTGAATTATAACTATAACCAGATGCAGGGTAACCCCGACGCTGTCGACCCGCGCACTATACAATTGGGCATGTATATCCTGAACCAGATGGGTGAACTGGCAAAAGAAAAACACCAGGATGCATTGAGTACAAAACTATCGGCCCAGCTAAAGGATTACGAGGGTAAGTTTAAGTCGCTTATGGGTCCGGCGGGCCAATAA
- a CDS encoding GNAT family N-acetyltransferase has translation MEIKRIGVDEAGIVTDLFDRYRQFYEQPADRELAGRYISQRLANNESVIFVAIADGTPAGFTQLYPTYSSVRACKNWILNDLYVDENHRKKGIGEALIRTAIAFAKAAGAADLQLETATDNHTAQRLYEAIGFEKQEQGTGFFLYKISV, from the coding sequence ATGGAAATAAAAAGAATAGGGGTAGACGAAGCCGGGATAGTAACGGACCTGTTCGACCGTTACCGCCAATTTTATGAACAGCCAGCCGACCGGGAACTTGCCGGGCGGTATATCAGCCAGCGCCTTGCGAATAACGAATCGGTAATATTTGTCGCCATTGCCGATGGTACGCCTGCGGGATTTACCCAGCTGTACCCAACCTATTCATCAGTAAGGGCATGCAAAAACTGGATATTGAACGACCTCTACGTGGATGAGAACCACAGGAAAAAAGGCATAGGCGAAGCGCTCATCCGAACTGCCATAGCATTTGCCAAAGCCGCCGGCGCCGCCGACCTCCAACTGGAAACAGCCACAGACAATCATACCGCACAGCGCTTGTACGAGGCAATTGGCTTTGAAAAGCAGGAACAGGGCACAGGCTTTTTTTTATATAAGATCAGCGTGTAG
- a CDS encoding DUF983 domain-containing protein: MTTTHDTEKTVVPMSEFSAALHAKCPKCRKGDMFVNTSLGFLGQKSHANCPYCNFQFEIEPGYFYVAMFVSYGMIVAEMVTLAVGTFLLTGSESPWLYIGILLGVTLVLSPFNYRYSRVILLYWLTPNLHYDPERAKKPYKEK; encoded by the coding sequence ATGACGACGACGCACGATACCGAAAAAACCGTAGTACCCATGTCAGAATTTAGCGCGGCATTACATGCCAAATGCCCCAAATGCCGAAAAGGTGATATGTTTGTAAACACGAGCCTTGGCTTCCTGGGCCAAAAATCGCACGCTAACTGCCCTTACTGCAACTTCCAGTTCGAGATAGAGCCAGGATACTTTTACGTGGCCATGTTTGTGAGCTATGGCATGATCGTAGCTGAAATGGTGACACTGGCCGTTGGCACCTTCCTGCTCACTGGTTCAGAATCGCCGTGGCTTTATATTGGCATATTGCTGGGCGTAACCCTGGTGTTGTCGCCGTTCAATTACCGGTATTCGCGTGTAATATTGTTGTACTGGCTCACGCCCAACCTGCATTACGATCCGGAAAGGGCAAAGAAGCCTTATAAAGAAAAATAA
- a CDS encoding helix-turn-helix domain-containing protein: MKAAFPVYDICKLSDFQQEDILVSRFGIYLEKHTDLHFPHKHSFYHLVLFTKGGGTHAIDFTTFKVEPYQIYFMVPGQVHSWDFAGDVDGYVVHFSEAFFQSFLLSNDYLQQFSFFSGNAVDQVIDLPDDIRQQVINLFENIVDESENPAYMSVDMIRTLLLQAFILINRKNAVPRQKQPSAYNYTLLKNFRLLIEENFATLRLPKDYAQLLYITPNHLNALCNDMLGMPAGDVIRNRVLLEIKRLLINLDLTVAEIGYRLNFNDNSYFTKFFKKYTGLTPEDFRKNTLKNPKP, encoded by the coding sequence ATGAAAGCTGCATTTCCTGTATATGACATTTGCAAACTGTCTGATTTTCAGCAGGAAGACATACTGGTAAGCCGTTTCGGTATCTACCTGGAAAAGCACACCGATCTCCACTTTCCTCATAAACACAGTTTTTACCATTTGGTGTTGTTTACCAAAGGCGGTGGTACCCATGCTATCGACTTCACGACGTTTAAAGTTGAACCGTACCAGATCTATTTTATGGTACCCGGGCAGGTACATTCCTGGGACTTTGCCGGCGATGTTGACGGTTACGTGGTCCATTTTTCAGAAGCCTTTTTCCAATCATTTTTACTGTCAAACGATTACCTGCAGCAATTCTCCTTTTTTAGCGGTAACGCAGTTGACCAGGTAATTGACCTGCCGGATGATATCCGTCAGCAGGTGATCAATTTATTTGAAAATATAGTTGACGAAAGCGAAAATCCCGCTTACATGAGTGTGGATATGATCAGGACACTGCTGTTACAGGCGTTTATACTTATAAACCGGAAGAATGCCGTACCCAGGCAAAAACAGCCATCGGCCTACAATTATACGCTGCTTAAAAATTTCAGGCTGCTGATAGAAGAAAACTTTGCCACGCTGCGACTGCCAAAGGACTACGCTCAATTATTGTACATCACTCCCAATCATTTGAACGCCCTTTGTAACGATATGCTTGGTATGCCTGCAGGCGATGTTATACGTAATAGGGTATTGCTCGAGATAAAAAGGCTGCTCATCAATCTCGACCTGACGGTTGCCGAAATAGGCTACCGCCTGAACTTTAACGACAACTCTTACTTCACCAAATTCTTCAAAAAATATACAGGCCTGACACCCGAAGATTTTAGGAAAAATACTTTAAAAAACCCAAAGCCATGA
- a CDS encoding HAD family hydrolase, translating to MLINKPDSLIFDMDGTLWDAVDTYAESWNIVFQQLGIDMVVRRDDLAKMVGWEGKKVHAVLMPDFDEEKRQYIYAKVNELRRELLPKNGGVLYEGVKDGLKQLAAKYQLYIVSNCAVGIIRLFMDWAGINEHIIDEIAYGTNYMPKHYNIRQLIERHDLKTPVYVGDTEGDGEQSRLAGIPFVFVSYGFGNTDDHDLRFDNFTGLTKHFMNL from the coding sequence ATGTTAATAAATAAACCGGACAGCCTCATTTTTGATATGGATGGCACACTTTGGGATGCTGTCGACACCTATGCCGAATCATGGAACATTGTCTTTCAGCAACTTGGCATCGATATGGTTGTGCGCCGCGATGACCTTGCAAAAATGGTAGGATGGGAAGGCAAAAAGGTACATGCGGTACTTATGCCCGACTTTGACGAAGAAAAACGCCAGTATATTTACGCGAAGGTGAATGAATTGCGCCGGGAACTTTTACCCAAAAATGGCGGGGTACTGTATGAGGGCGTAAAGGACGGGTTGAAACAGCTTGCGGCCAAATACCAGTTGTATATTGTCAGTAACTGCGCTGTAGGCATTATTCGCCTATTTATGGATTGGGCCGGAATTAACGAGCATATCATCGACGAGATAGCGTATGGAACCAATTATATGCCTAAGCATTATAATATCAGACAACTTATCGAACGGCATGATCTCAAAACCCCCGTTTACGTCGGCGACACCGAAGGCGACGGCGAACAAAGCAGGCTGGCTGGTATACCCTTTGTGTTTGTAAGCTATGGTTTTGGAAATACAGATGATCACGATCTCCGGTTCGATAATTTTACCGGCCTGACCAAACACTTTATGAATTTGTAG
- a CDS encoding helix-hairpin-helix domain-containing protein, protein MKTYKLSLTVAEKQRLKQNKCRVGELHAYAADELCELLNTTTERAKNIAALIEFQQIPSVGPRFAADLVSLGYYSLNELKEMQGPELLNAYERRHGFRVDPCVEDQFWLVVHFANHRGNKNWWDFTTLRKAYRAKHGYPPDRPGHNWFESERYSGATNS, encoded by the coding sequence ATGAAAACCTATAAACTATCCTTAACCGTTGCGGAAAAGCAACGCTTAAAGCAAAACAAATGCAGGGTCGGCGAGCTTCACGCCTACGCTGCCGATGAGTTGTGCGAGCTATTGAATACTACCACGGAAAGAGCGAAGAATATAGCTGCGCTGATAGAATTTCAACAGATACCTTCGGTAGGGCCGCGGTTTGCAGCGGACCTGGTATCCCTTGGCTACTATTCGTTAAATGAACTGAAAGAAATGCAGGGCCCCGAATTGCTGAATGCATACGAGCGCAGGCACGGTTTCCGGGTGGACCCGTGTGTCGAAGATCAGTTTTGGCTGGTTGTGCATTTCGCAAATCACCGCGGCAATAAAAACTGGTGGGATTTTACCACGCTTCGAAAAGCTTACCGGGCAAAGCACGGCTACCCTCCTGACAGACCGGGTCACAATTGGTTTGAAAGCGAAAGATATTCCGGCGCTACAAATTCATAA
- a CDS encoding PAS domain-containing sensor histidine kinase, which yields MADTSTDNLNEGLFQLLFEKSPGSLLVKADAPRFTIAAVSDAYLQITSVQREDVVGKGFFEVFPDTGDDPNDENTARKVFTKVIETGLKIDVPVYRFDMKDPVTKISSEHYWSCSNIPINCSEGKVAYVLNTVVDITGEVKAKQAAIESENRLLMAADATGLAFWVLDIKTADFSFSPQMVTIFGHPPNTGVSLSFIRNQVHPDDMQNIVLTAYNRALVTGQYEYEVRIFWPDESMRWIRTKGMVLFNDKNQPERMLGTIVDITESKRDEERKNDFIAMASHELKTPLTSLKAYIQLLEVKLSASSDPFVITSLTKALNQVNKMGALVHSFLDLSKIEPGKLQLKKNVFDINKLAQDIIAESRVIAGTHSLKFSANGDIKIHADREKIGQVISNFISNAIKYSPKGSTVTLATEAIENHVRVSVADQGIGIKPRDQEKIFQRFYRVEDDDMKHVAGFGIGLYLSSEIIHRHKGQISVESEEGKGSIFSFTLPLEK from the coding sequence ATGGCCGATACTTCTACCGATAACCTTAACGAAGGTCTATTTCAGTTGCTATTTGAAAAATCGCCGGGATCACTTTTGGTTAAGGCCGATGCGCCGCGTTTTACTATTGCTGCCGTAAGCGACGCTTATTTGCAGATCACATCGGTACAGCGGGAAGACGTTGTGGGCAAAGGTTTTTTTGAGGTTTTTCCTGACACCGGCGACGATCCAAATGATGAAAATACCGCCCGAAAAGTATTCACGAAAGTTATAGAAACAGGCTTAAAGATAGACGTCCCTGTTTACAGGTTCGATATGAAGGACCCGGTCACAAAAATATCGTCCGAACATTACTGGTCGTGCTCCAATATACCCATAAATTGTTCTGAAGGCAAGGTTGCTTACGTCCTGAATACCGTCGTTGATATTACAGGCGAAGTAAAGGCAAAACAAGCCGCTATTGAAAGCGAGAACAGGCTGCTGATGGCCGCTGATGCAACCGGCCTGGCCTTTTGGGTGCTGGATATTAAAACTGCAGATTTCAGTTTTTCGCCGCAGATGGTAACCATTTTTGGTCACCCGCCTAATACCGGGGTCTCGCTCTCTTTCATACGCAACCAGGTGCACCCCGACGATATGCAAAATATTGTTTTAACTGCCTATAACCGCGCGCTGGTAACGGGTCAATACGAATACGAGGTGCGTATTTTTTGGCCGGATGAATCGATGCGGTGGATACGCACGAAGGGAATGGTATTGTTTAACGATAAAAACCAGCCCGAAAGAATGCTGGGCACCATTGTGGATATTACCGAAAGCAAGCGCGACGAGGAAAGAAAAAATGACTTTATTGCTATGGCAAGCCATGAGTTGAAAACGCCACTTACCTCGTTGAAAGCCTATATACAATTGCTCGAGGTGAAGTTATCTGCCTCGTCGGACCCATTCGTAATCACCTCGCTTACCAAGGCGCTTAACCAGGTTAACAAGATGGGGGCGCTTGTGCATAGCTTTCTTGATCTTTCAAAAATTGAGCCGGGTAAACTGCAGCTCAAAAAAAATGTATTTGATATCAATAAGCTGGCTCAGGACATAATTGCCGAGAGCCGGGTGATAGCCGGGACACATTCCCTGAAATTTTCGGCGAATGGTGATATCAAGATTCATGCCGACCGGGAAAAAATAGGCCAGGTGATCAGTAATTTTATCAGCAATGCTATCAAGTATTCACCTAAAGGGAGCACGGTAACTTTAGCCACTGAAGCTATAGAAAATCATGTACGTGTTTCGGTAGCCGACCAGGGTATTGGTATTAAACCAAGGGACCAGGAAAAGATCTTCCAGCGTTTCTACCGCGTCGAAGATGACGACATGAAGCACGTTGCCGGTTTCGGTATTGGGTTGTACCTTTCGAGCGAGATCATCCACCGGCACAAGGGACAAATAAGTGTGGAGAGCGAGGAAGGCAAAGGTTCTATCTTTAGTTTTACCCTGCCTTTAGAAAAGTAG